The Streptomyces aurantiacus genome includes a region encoding these proteins:
- a CDS encoding cyclase family protein: MSLPDEFHEIAKRVNNWGRWGAEDEIGTLNLITDEVVREAAATVRSGRRVPLALPLRQDGVQTGMIPGRVNPLHTMVQINQELFGPGTVACSDDAVTMGLQAATHWDAITHVSHSGKIYNGRPAATITAHEGARFSGIDKPRHIVSRGVLLDVARALGKERLDGGHAVTPEDLEAAEELSGTKVRPGDIVLVRTGQMQLCLAGDNHGYAFPSPGLSVRTPEWFHARDVAAVANDTLTFEIFPPEIEDLWLPVHALDLVEMGMLQGQNWNLEELSTACGEVGRHAFLLSAMPEPFVGGTGTPVAPVAIL; the protein is encoded by the coding sequence ATGTCACTGCCGGACGAGTTCCACGAGATCGCCAAGCGCGTGAACAACTGGGGGCGTTGGGGCGCCGAAGACGAGATCGGCACCCTGAACCTGATCACCGACGAGGTGGTCCGCGAGGCCGCCGCGACCGTCCGCTCGGGCCGCCGTGTGCCGCTCGCGCTCCCGCTGCGGCAGGACGGCGTGCAGACCGGGATGATCCCTGGCCGGGTCAATCCGCTGCACACGATGGTGCAGATCAACCAGGAGCTGTTCGGCCCCGGCACGGTCGCGTGCAGCGACGACGCCGTGACGATGGGCCTTCAGGCGGCCACCCACTGGGACGCGATCACCCACGTCTCGCACTCGGGGAAGATCTACAACGGCCGCCCGGCCGCCACCATCACGGCCCACGAGGGTGCCCGGTTCAGCGGCATCGACAAGCCCCGGCACATCGTCTCGCGCGGCGTCCTGCTGGACGTGGCCCGCGCGCTCGGCAAGGAGCGCCTCGACGGCGGGCACGCGGTGACCCCGGAGGACCTGGAGGCGGCCGAGGAGCTGAGCGGGACGAAGGTCCGCCCGGGCGACATCGTCCTCGTGCGCACCGGCCAGATGCAGCTCTGTCTCGCGGGGGACAACCACGGGTACGCCTTCCCCTCCCCCGGCCTGTCCGTCCGCACCCCGGAGTGGTTCCACGCCCGCGATGTCGCGGCGGTCGCGAACGACACCCTCACCTTTGAGATATTTCCGCCCGAAATAGAGGACCTTTGGCTGCCTGTCCACGCGCTCGACCTGGTCGAGATGGGCATGCTCCAGGGCCAGAACTGGAATCTCGAAGAGTTGTCCACAGCCTGTGGAGAAGTCGGACGCCATGCGTTCCTGCTGTCGGCGATGCCCGAACCGTTCGTCGGCGGCACGGGAACCCCCGTGGCACCGGTGGCGATCCTCTGA
- a CDS encoding EF-hand domain-containing protein yields MVSTEYERKIAARFATFDQDGNGYIDREDFNAATKALLAEFGTTARSDKGQALYIGAEAFWQGMAGIADRDGDQRITREEFVGGAVKRLRDNPDRFAEIARPFLDATLAVADGDGDGAVTVDETARILKALGVPGETAADAAGALDADTDGLVTEPEIVSAFARYFTVPE; encoded by the coding sequence ATGGTCAGCACCGAGTACGAGCGAAAGATCGCCGCCCGGTTCGCCACCTTCGACCAGGACGGCAACGGCTATATCGACCGTGAGGACTTCAACGCGGCGACGAAGGCGCTGCTCGCCGAGTTCGGCACGACGGCCCGGTCCGACAAGGGCCAGGCCCTCTACATCGGCGCGGAGGCCTTCTGGCAGGGCATGGCGGGCATAGCGGACCGTGACGGCGACCAGCGGATCACCCGCGAGGAGTTCGTGGGCGGCGCGGTGAAGCGGCTGCGGGACAACCCCGACCGGTTCGCCGAGATCGCCCGCCCCTTCCTGGACGCGACGCTCGCCGTGGCGGACGGCGACGGGGACGGTGCCGTGACGGTCGACGAGACCGCGCGGATCCTCAAGGCGCTGGGTGTGCCCGGGGAGACGGCCGCCGACGCGGCCGGCGCGCTCGACGCCGACACTGACGGCCTCGTCACGGAGCCGGAGATCGTGAGCGCCTTCGCCCGCTACTTCACGGTGCCCGAGTAG
- a CDS encoding ATP-binding protein, with protein sequence MQLEIRPDPAEVGRARRWARSRLTRSGIEVDEPLAETLILLVSELVTNAVVHTGRPAVLRLSLQGAATVPAVGERVVGEAVATVRLEVVDGSARPPRPRCADGDETNGRGLALVDGLADRWGWTTEGAGKRIWCEVDRCSSVAAVATTCDAAPAAYGDLAFEAV encoded by the coding sequence GTGCAGCTGGAGATCCGGCCCGACCCCGCGGAGGTGGGGCGAGCCCGGAGGTGGGCCCGTTCGCGGCTCACGAGGTCCGGGATAGAGGTCGATGAGCCGCTGGCCGAGACGTTGATCCTGCTCGTCTCGGAACTCGTCACCAACGCCGTGGTGCACACCGGCCGTCCCGCGGTCCTGCGGCTGTCGCTGCAGGGTGCGGCGACGGTGCCGGCGGTCGGCGAGCGGGTGGTGGGCGAGGCGGTCGCGACCGTGCGGCTGGAAGTGGTCGACGGCAGTGCCCGGCCGCCGCGCCCGCGATGCGCGGACGGCGACGAGACCAACGGCCGCGGCCTCGCGCTGGTCGACGGCCTCGCCGACCGCTGGGGCTGGACCACCGAGGGCGCGGGCAAGCGCATCTGGTGCGAGGTGGACCGCTGTTCGTCGGTGGCAGCGGTCGCCACGACCTGTGACGCGGCTCCGGCGGCGTACGGCGATCTGGCCTTCGAGGCCGTGTAG
- a CDS encoding acyl-CoA dehydrogenase — protein sequence MDLSYTAEEEEFRARLRQWLAKTLPGLPPKPSPDDWPGRRAYDLGWQRTLYDAGYAGLHWPADAGGRGATPTQHLIFLEETEKAGAPYVGANFVGLLHAGPTIAAEGSAEQRARWLPPVLRGQEVWCQGFSEPDAGSDLAALRTRARRDGDDYVVNGSKIWTSHAEVADWCELLVRTDPEAPKHRGISWLAMPMDAPGITVRPLRTLAGSTEFAEVFLDDVRVPVANRVGQENDGWRVTMVTLSFERGTAFVGEVVACRRVLDELAREARKNGRWDDTPLRRRLGRLNAEFRALWRLTQWNVSESQRTGGVPGVGGSVFKLRYSQARQELYDAAAEVLGPEALDLGREWTTDRLSSLSYTIAAGTSQIQRNIVAERILGLPKGR from the coding sequence ATGGACCTCTCGTACACGGCCGAGGAGGAGGAGTTCCGCGCACGGCTGCGGCAGTGGCTGGCGAAGACACTCCCCGGCCTGCCGCCGAAGCCCTCACCCGACGACTGGCCCGGCAGACGCGCCTACGACCTCGGATGGCAGCGGACGCTGTACGACGCCGGGTACGCGGGACTCCACTGGCCCGCCGACGCCGGGGGGCGGGGTGCCACGCCGACGCAGCACCTGATCTTCCTGGAGGAGACGGAGAAGGCGGGTGCGCCCTACGTCGGGGCCAACTTCGTCGGGCTGCTGCACGCCGGGCCCACCATCGCGGCCGAGGGAAGCGCCGAACAACGGGCGCGCTGGCTGCCGCCCGTGCTGCGCGGCCAGGAGGTGTGGTGCCAGGGGTTCAGCGAGCCGGACGCCGGCTCCGACCTCGCGGCGCTGCGCACGCGCGCCCGCCGGGACGGCGACGACTACGTGGTGAACGGCTCCAAGATCTGGACCTCGCACGCCGAAGTCGCCGACTGGTGCGAGCTGTTGGTGCGCACCGATCCCGAGGCGCCCAAGCACCGTGGGATCTCGTGGCTCGCGATGCCGATGGACGCCCCGGGCATCACGGTCCGCCCGCTGCGGACCCTCGCGGGCTCCACCGAGTTCGCGGAGGTCTTCCTCGACGACGTGCGGGTGCCCGTCGCCAACCGGGTCGGCCAGGAGAACGACGGCTGGCGCGTGACCATGGTGACCCTGTCGTTCGAGCGCGGCACCGCCTTCGTCGGCGAGGTGGTGGCCTGCCGGCGCGTCCTGGACGAACTCGCCCGTGAGGCACGGAAGAACGGCCGCTGGGACGACACACCGCTGCGCCGCCGGCTCGGCAGGCTCAACGCCGAGTTCCGGGCGCTGTGGCGGCTCACCCAGTGGAACGTGAGCGAGTCGCAGCGGACCGGCGGCGTGCCGGGCGTCGGCGGCTCGGTCTTCAAGCTGCGGTACTCGCAGGCGCGTCAGGAGCTGTACGACGCGGCGGCGGAGGTGCTCGGACCCGAGGCGCTCGATCTCGGCAGGGAGTGGACGACGGACCGGCTGTCGTCGCTCTCGTACACCATCGCGGCCGGCACCTCGCAGATCCAGCGGAACATCGTGGCCGAACGGATTCTGGGCCTCCCGAAGGGACGGTGA
- a CDS encoding class I adenylate-forming enzyme family protein, with the protein MPTDTAHTLGASRTFWELVERRAALTPDRPVLLQDDRTLTFGELRSGAERTAAGLHDRGVRPKSVVAWQLPTRIETVVLAMALARLGAVQSPVIPFYRDREVAFAVRESGAAHFAVPGRWRGFDHIAMAERVGARGVFEAYDSLPEGDPSVLPPPPASGTDVRWIYWTSGTTSDPKGVLHTDRSLIAGGSCLAHALHLRSDDVGSIAFPFAHIGGPDYLVMLLLYGFPAVLFEKFALPESLEGFRKHGVTVAGGSTAFYSMFLAEQRKQPGTRLVPTLRLLAGGGAPKPPEVHHAVVREMGVRLTHGYGMTEVPMITMGSPDDSEENLATTEGKPPEGMEIRIVEGEVRLRGEAVCRGYLDPAQTAEAFDDDGFLITGDLGHLTGSGHLVLTGRLKDVIIRKGENISAKEIEDLLHRHPAVGDVAVIGLPDPERGERVCAVVEQPAGVPAPTLEDLSSYLRAEGLSVHKLPEQLEVVEALPRNETLRKVLKYRLRERYSGTVK; encoded by the coding sequence ATGCCTACGGACACCGCACACACGCTGGGCGCCTCCCGCACGTTCTGGGAACTCGTCGAGCGCCGCGCCGCGCTCACCCCCGACCGCCCCGTCCTCCTCCAGGACGACCGCACCCTCACCTTCGGCGAGCTGCGCTCCGGCGCGGAGCGGACCGCGGCGGGCCTCCACGACAGGGGCGTGCGCCCCAAAAGCGTGGTCGCCTGGCAGTTGCCCACACGCATCGAGACGGTCGTGCTCGCGATGGCCCTGGCCCGGCTCGGAGCCGTCCAGTCACCGGTGATCCCCTTCTACCGCGACCGCGAGGTCGCCTTCGCGGTGCGGGAGTCCGGGGCCGCCCACTTCGCCGTACCGGGCCGGTGGCGCGGCTTCGACCACATCGCGATGGCGGAACGCGTCGGCGCACGGGGCGTCTTCGAGGCGTACGACTCCCTGCCCGAGGGGGACCCGTCCGTGCTGCCGCCGCCCCCGGCGAGCGGCACCGACGTGCGCTGGATCTACTGGACCTCCGGGACGACGTCCGACCCCAAGGGCGTGCTGCACACGGACCGCTCACTGATCGCCGGGGGCTCCTGCCTCGCCCACGCCCTGCACCTGAGGTCCGACGACGTCGGCTCGATCGCGTTCCCCTTCGCGCACATCGGCGGGCCCGACTACCTGGTGATGCTGCTGCTGTACGGGTTCCCGGCCGTCCTCTTCGAGAAGTTCGCGCTGCCGGAGTCCCTGGAGGGCTTCCGCAAGCACGGGGTGACGGTGGCGGGCGGTTCCACGGCGTTCTACTCGATGTTCCTCGCCGAGCAGCGCAAGCAGCCGGGCACCAGGCTCGTACCGACACTGCGGCTGCTGGCGGGCGGCGGGGCGCCCAAGCCTCCCGAGGTCCACCACGCCGTCGTACGCGAGATGGGGGTGCGGCTGACCCACGGGTACGGCATGACCGAGGTGCCGATGATCACCATGGGGTCTCCGGACGACTCCGAGGAGAACCTCGCGACGACCGAGGGGAAGCCCCCGGAGGGCATGGAGATCCGGATCGTGGAGGGGGAGGTCCGGCTGCGCGGGGAGGCCGTCTGCCGGGGATACCTGGACCCGGCGCAGACCGCGGAGGCCTTCGACGACGACGGGTTCCTGATCACGGGAGACCTCGGGCATCTCACCGGGAGCGGGCATCTCGTCCTGACGGGCCGCCTGAAGGACGTCATCATCCGCAAGGGCGAGAACATCTCCGCCAAGGAGATCGAGGACCTGCTGCACCGTCACCCCGCCGTCGGTGACGTCGCGGTGATCGGCCTGCCGGACCCCGAGCGCGGGGAGCGGGTGTGCGCGGTGGTCGAACAGCCCGCCGGAGTCCCGGCGCCGACCCTGGAGGACCTGTCGTCCTATCTGCGCGCGGAAGGGCTGTCCGTGCACAAGCTGCCGGAGCAACTGGAGGTGGTGGAAGCCCTTCCGCGCAACGAGACCCTGCGCAAAGTGCTCAAGTACCGGCTCAGGGAGCGCTACTCGGGCACCGTGAAGTAG
- a CDS encoding amidohydrolase family protein has translation MTELPRIISVDDHVIEPAHLFETWLPKKYRDRGPKPLTAGIGELAYVAGKYRITMDPDGPPTDWWIYEDLKFPYKRNIAAVGFDRDEMTLEGITREEMRPGCWDPAERLKDMDANHVEGSLCFPTFPRFCGQTFAEAHDKEVALACVRAYNDWMVEEWCGDSGGRLIPLCIIPLWDIDLAVAEIRHNAARGVRAVTFSEIPTHLGLPSIHSGYWDPFFAVCQETGTVVNMHIGSSSQMPAASPDAPPAVQASLSFNNAMASMMDFLFSGVLVKFPRLKLAYSEGQMGWIPYALERADDVWEEHRAWGGVKDLVPEPPSTYYYRQIFCCFFRDKHGIASLDVVGRDNATFETDYPHVDSTFPHTKEVALDHVKGLDDETVYKLMRGNAIRMLGLDLDLDRAR, from the coding sequence ATGACCGAACTGCCTCGGATCATCAGCGTCGACGACCACGTGATCGAGCCCGCGCACCTCTTCGAGACCTGGCTGCCGAAGAAGTACCGGGACCGTGGCCCCAAGCCGCTGACGGCCGGCATCGGCGAGCTGGCCTACGTGGCCGGCAAGTACCGGATCACGATGGACCCGGACGGCCCGCCGACCGACTGGTGGATCTACGAGGACCTGAAGTTCCCGTACAAGCGCAACATCGCCGCCGTCGGCTTCGACCGGGACGAGATGACCCTGGAGGGCATCACCCGCGAGGAGATGCGGCCAGGATGCTGGGACCCGGCCGAGCGGCTGAAGGACATGGACGCGAACCACGTCGAGGGCTCGCTCTGCTTCCCGACCTTCCCGCGGTTCTGCGGACAGACCTTCGCCGAGGCGCACGACAAAGAGGTCGCCCTCGCCTGCGTGCGCGCCTACAACGACTGGATGGTCGAGGAATGGTGCGGCGACAGCGGCGGCCGGCTCATCCCGCTGTGCATCATCCCGCTCTGGGACATCGACCTCGCGGTCGCCGAGATCAGGCACAACGCCGCCCGGGGCGTGCGGGCCGTCACCTTCTCGGAGATCCCCACCCACCTCGGGCTGCCGTCCATCCACTCCGGCTACTGGGATCCGTTCTTCGCCGTCTGCCAGGAGACCGGCACGGTCGTGAACATGCACATCGGGTCGTCCTCACAGATGCCCGCCGCGTCCCCCGACGCGCCGCCCGCCGTCCAGGCGTCCCTGAGCTTCAACAACGCCATGGCCTCGATGATGGACTTCCTCTTCTCCGGCGTCCTGGTCAAGTTCCCCCGGCTCAAACTGGCGTACTCCGAAGGGCAGATGGGCTGGATCCCGTACGCCCTGGAGCGAGCCGACGACGTGTGGGAGGAGCACCGGGCCTGGGGCGGCGTCAAGGACCTCGTCCCCGAGCCGCCGTCCACCTACTACTACCGGCAGATCTTCTGCTGCTTCTTCCGCGACAAGCACGGCATCGCCTCACTGGACGTCGTGGGCCGGGACAACGCCACCTTCGAGACCGACTACCCGCACGTCGACTCGACCTTCCCGCACACCAAGGAGGTCGCCCTCGACCACGTGAAGGGCCTCGACGACGAGACGGTCTACAAGCTGATGCGCGGCAACGCCATCCGCATGCTCGGCCTCGACCTCGACCTCGACCGCGCCCGGTAA
- a CDS encoding STAS domain-containing protein, producing MTLRVTEGDERGWAVVRVSGEMDLVTSPVLRQRMHEAVADGRRDVVLDLSEVLFCDSSGVGVLIATRRLIRSCQGRLRLILPAQGAVDGSHVNRVLGALGVRRLFDVYPDVDAAVGDESSSLSA from the coding sequence GTGACGCTCAGGGTGACCGAAGGCGACGAGCGCGGCTGGGCCGTGGTGCGGGTCTCGGGCGAGATGGATCTCGTGACGTCGCCGGTGCTGCGGCAACGGATGCACGAGGCGGTGGCCGACGGACGGCGGGACGTCGTCCTCGATCTGTCCGAGGTCCTGTTCTGCGACTCCAGCGGCGTCGGGGTTTTGATCGCCACCCGCCGCCTGATCCGCTCCTGTCAGGGACGCCTGCGTCTGATCCTGCCCGCGCAGGGCGCGGTGGACGGCTCCCACGTCAACCGGGTTCTCGGCGCCCTCGGTGTGCGCCGCCTCTTCGACGTGTACCCCGACGTCGATGCCGCCGTCGGGGACGAGTCGAGCTCGCTGTCCGCGTGA
- a CDS encoding zf-HC2 domain-containing protein — translation MNSADPFGAYDRDGFGDRPDPREDDGRAGPRDDTPPGPDRTPGGPRDPANPRGGSDGNPDEPPRIPMPRASVEDTGLPLPAHSPTPLVLEHRVLKALLGAWALAACSPEETAAVEEHLGDCGACADEALRLREAVGLLHPPESLDLDPTLRTRVLEGCLGRRPPRIPVPSWATPYDAETARLDALLQDIGDAEWHAPVRLRWFEGDEPTSRRTTVAGVIAHLLTVDGLVALALGLDDPLETTADTPTPSARTEAFWRAAHFPPTRSVRGPWREQAHNLVRTVAFTAGGASRPGEDGRGGSGGLPVPYGDFELPLRDSMLDRAFETWVHAGDIADAVDYPYEPPSPRNLHAMIDLGARMLPMTLAARRQAGLAAPGPARHLVPAGTPGRCLRLEIEGLGGGEWFIPLDSPGASASPDHEVAHVALDGVEFCQLAAGHVSPREAAAGQVGDRDAISDVLFAAASLSRM, via the coding sequence GTGAACAGCGCCGACCCCTTCGGGGCGTACGACCGGGACGGCTTCGGCGACCGGCCGGACCCGCGGGAGGACGACGGCCGGGCGGGCCCCCGCGACGACACACCGCCGGGGCCGGACCGCACCCCCGGCGGCCCGCGAGACCCCGCGAACCCGCGGGGCGGGAGCGACGGCAACCCCGACGAACCGCCGCGCATACCCATGCCGCGCGCCTCCGTCGAGGACACGGGCCTGCCCCTGCCGGCCCACTCCCCCACGCCCCTCGTCCTCGAACACCGGGTCCTGAAGGCCCTGCTCGGCGCCTGGGCACTGGCGGCCTGCTCCCCGGAGGAGACGGCCGCCGTCGAGGAACACCTCGGCGACTGCGGTGCCTGCGCGGACGAGGCCCTGCGCCTGCGCGAGGCGGTGGGCCTCCTGCACCCGCCGGAGAGCCTCGACCTCGACCCGACCCTGCGCACCCGGGTGCTGGAGGGCTGCCTGGGCCGCCGCCCGCCCCGGATTCCGGTCCCCTCCTGGGCGACTCCGTACGACGCGGAAACGGCCCGGCTGGACGCCCTGCTCCAGGACATCGGCGACGCGGAGTGGCACGCCCCGGTGCGGCTGCGCTGGTTCGAGGGCGACGAACCGACGAGCCGGCGCACCACCGTCGCCGGAGTGATCGCCCACCTGCTGACCGTGGACGGCCTCGTCGCCCTCGCCCTCGGCCTGGACGACCCCCTGGAAACCACCGCGGACACGCCCACGCCCTCGGCCCGCACCGAGGCCTTCTGGCGTGCCGCCCACTTCCCGCCCACCCGTTCCGTACGCGGCCCGTGGCGCGAGCAGGCCCACAACCTCGTCCGTACGGTGGCCTTCACGGCCGGGGGTGCCTCCCGCCCGGGCGAGGACGGGCGGGGCGGCTCCGGCGGGCTGCCCGTCCCGTACGGCGACTTCGAACTCCCCCTGCGGGACTCGATGCTGGACCGCGCCTTCGAGACCTGGGTCCACGCGGGAGACATCGCGGACGCGGTCGACTACCCCTACGAGCCGCCCTCGCCCCGCAATCTGCACGCGATGATCGACCTGGGTGCCCGGATGCTCCCCATGACCCTGGCCGCCCGCCGCCAGGCAGGTCTCGCGGCCCCCGGCCCGGCCCGTCACCTCGTCCCGGCCGGCACCCCCGGCCGCTGTCTGCGCCTGGAGATCGAGGGACTGGGCGGCGGCGAGTGGTTCATCCCCCTCGACTCGCCCGGCGCGTCGGCCTCCCCCGACCACGAGGTGGCCCACGTGGCCCTGGACGGCGTCGAGTTCTGCCAGCTGGCAGCGGGCCACGTATCTCCTCGGGAGGCGGCGGCGGGCCAGGTGGGGGACCGGGACGCGATCAGCGACGTCCTCTTCGCCGCGGCGTCACTGAGCCGCATGTAG
- a CDS encoding sigma-70 family RNA polymerase sigma factor, giving the protein MARKDAPPRWDRKMQQRLARGEAAALGELYDRFASLVHGLAHRVLGDERAADGITREVFAHVWENPESYDPKQGPLRSWVATLTHRLAVQLLRTTETAALARGGTDGPGSTDGTDGTDGTEELERKVRRASVAARADYIVTSMPTPLRAALDLAYFQRRDYRQTAADLGVTEDEARRRLRLGLQLLSTAHDTGPPGTPAGHGGAR; this is encoded by the coding sequence ATGGCCAGGAAGGACGCGCCGCCCCGCTGGGACCGCAAGATGCAGCAGCGGCTCGCACGTGGGGAGGCCGCCGCGCTCGGCGAGCTCTACGACCGTTTCGCTTCGCTCGTGCACGGTCTCGCCCATCGCGTGCTCGGGGACGAGCGCGCGGCCGACGGCATCACGCGCGAGGTCTTCGCCCACGTCTGGGAGAACCCCGAGTCGTACGACCCCAAGCAGGGCCCCCTGCGTTCCTGGGTCGCCACGCTGACCCACCGCCTCGCCGTGCAACTCCTGCGCACCACCGAGACGGCCGCACTCGCCCGCGGCGGAACGGACGGCCCGGGCAGCACGGACGGCACGGACGGCACGGACGGCACGGAGGAGCTGGAGCGCAAGGTCCGCCGCGCCTCGGTGGCCGCCCGCGCCGACTACATCGTCACGTCCATGCCCACGCCGCTGCGGGCCGCCCTGGACCTCGCCTACTTCCAGCGCCGCGACTACCGCCAGACCGCCGCCGACCTGGGTGTCACCGAGGACGAGGCCCGCCGCCGCCTGCGCCTGGGCCTCCAACTGCTGTCCACGGCCCACGACACCGGTCCCCCGGGGACACCCGCCGGTCACGGGGGTGCCCGGTGA
- a CDS encoding SDR family NAD(P)-dependent oxidoreductase, translating into MGNFLAGKVVAVTGAGRGIGRAVALMAAAEGAKVVVNDYGVSIEGAEPTSSVADAVVKEIEAAGGDAIAVGDDISTMAGGQRIVDTAVEAYGRLDGVVCVAGILRERMLFNMSEEEWDPVVATHLKGTFTVFRAASALMRRQGSGTLIGFTSGNHQGSVSQANYSAAKGGIISLVRSAALGLHKYGVTANAVAPVARTRMSANVPMELKEIGEPEDVAALVVYLLSERAREEGITGQVYTIAGPKIAVWAQPRELRAGYAEGGWTPERIADFLPGTVGVDPMPLLAQVEEMARAAKRAARAAEGG; encoded by the coding sequence GTGGGGAACTTCTTGGCAGGCAAGGTCGTCGCCGTGACCGGGGCGGGCCGGGGCATCGGACGCGCGGTGGCGCTGATGGCCGCGGCCGAGGGCGCGAAGGTCGTCGTCAACGACTACGGGGTGTCGATCGAGGGTGCGGAGCCGACGAGTTCGGTCGCCGACGCCGTGGTCAAGGAGATCGAGGCGGCCGGCGGCGACGCGATCGCGGTGGGCGACGACATCTCCACCATGGCGGGCGGACAGCGGATCGTCGACACGGCCGTGGAGGCGTACGGGCGGCTCGACGGAGTCGTCTGCGTCGCCGGGATCCTGCGCGAGCGGATGCTGTTCAACATGTCCGAGGAGGAGTGGGACCCCGTGGTCGCCACGCACCTGAAGGGCACGTTCACCGTGTTCCGCGCCGCCTCGGCGCTGATGCGCAGGCAGGGGTCGGGCACGCTGATCGGGTTCACCAGCGGCAACCACCAGGGGTCCGTCTCGCAGGCCAACTACAGCGCGGCGAAGGGCGGGATCATCTCACTCGTCCGCAGCGCCGCGCTCGGGCTCCACAAGTACGGGGTCACCGCGAACGCGGTCGCGCCGGTCGCCCGTACGCGCATGTCGGCGAACGTGCCCATGGAGCTGAAGGAGATCGGCGAGCCCGAGGACGTGGCCGCGCTCGTCGTCTACCTGCTGTCCGAACGGGCCCGCGAGGAGGGGATCACCGGGCAGGTCTACACGATCGCCGGACCGAAGATCGCGGTGTGGGCACAGCCGAGGGAACTCCGTGCCGGATACGCCGAGGGCGGCTGGACGCCGGAGCGGATCGCGGACTTCCTGCCGGGGACGGTCGGGGTGGATCCCATGCCGCTGCTCGCGCAGGTGGAGGAGATGGCGCGGGCCGCCAAGCGAGCGGCGCGCGCAGCGGAGGGCGGGTGA
- a CDS encoding acyl-CoA dehydrogenase family protein: MDFQLTDDQRALRAGVRELLERRFGRERLRAAVDPPRDAGAESGEGSCVLDRALWRELGEAGFFALRLPEARGGVGLGLPEAVLAFEEAGRVLLPGPLVATHLAAGEVPGAATGECVVAAVDGALVEWLDTADVVRGDVTGAVALRSADPLTPLHRVPRAAPPDPVAALLTAAEQLGSAARTCELAVQHARTREQFGQPIGAFQAVKHLCSEMLVRVELTRAAVYGASVTGDPLDIAAAGLLADEAAERGARDCLQVHGGMGFTWESDVHLHLKRAWSRARRGQGAAAAEEALAEELAAAAAEPGR; this comes from the coding sequence GTGGACTTCCAACTCACGGACGACCAGCGGGCCTTGCGGGCGGGCGTGCGCGAGCTGCTGGAGCGGCGGTTCGGACGGGAGCGGCTCCGGGCCGCCGTGGACCCTCCCCGGGACGCGGGTGCCGAGAGCGGGGAGGGCTCCTGCGTCCTCGACCGCGCGCTGTGGCGCGAGTTGGGCGAGGCGGGCTTCTTCGCGCTGCGGCTGCCCGAGGCGCGGGGAGGGGTCGGGCTGGGACTCCCCGAGGCGGTGCTGGCCTTCGAGGAGGCGGGCCGGGTGCTGCTGCCCGGACCGCTGGTGGCCACCCACCTCGCGGCCGGCGAAGTACCGGGAGCGGCCACCGGGGAATGCGTCGTCGCGGCCGTCGACGGCGCACTCGTCGAATGGCTGGACACGGCGGACGTCGTACGCGGAGACGTGACGGGCGCGGTCGCCCTGCGCTCGGCCGACCCGCTGACGCCACTGCACCGGGTGCCCCGGGCCGCGCCCCCCGATCCGGTGGCCGCACTGCTGACCGCCGCCGAGCAACTCGGCTCGGCCGCGCGCACCTGCGAGCTGGCCGTGCAACACGCCCGGACCCGTGAGCAGTTCGGGCAGCCGATCGGGGCCTTCCAGGCGGTGAAGCACCTGTGCTCGGAGATGCTGGTGCGCGTGGAGTTGACGCGCGCGGCGGTCTACGGGGCGTCCGTGACGGGCGATCCGCTCGACATCGCGGCGGCCGGGCTGCTGGCGGACGAGGCCGCCGAGCGCGGCGCCCGCGACTGCCTCCAGGTGCACGGCGGCATGGGATTCACCTGGGAGTCCGACGTGCACCTTCACCTCAAACGGGCCTGGTCGCGGGCCCGTCGGGGGCAGGGGGCCGCAGCGGCCGAGGAAGCGCTCGCGGAGGAGCTGGCGGCTGCCGCGGCGGAGCCCGGTAGATGA